One uncultured Alphaproteobacteria bacterium genomic region harbors:
- the sugE gene encoding Quaternary ammonium compound-resistance protein SugE gives MSIHWLVLFIAVITEIAWALSLKAIQTHPSIWTIGGAGVLTVLNMTLLSYAMRGIPVGTAYGVWTGLGAVGITIAGVMLHGDPMGAKRLAFLALIICGVVGLKLEA, from the coding sequence ATGTCGATCCACTGGCTCGTCCTCTTCATCGCGGTGATCACCGAAATCGCCTGGGCGCTCTCGCTCAAGGCGATCCAGACCCACCCCTCGATCTGGACGATCGGCGGCGCGGGCGTCCTCACCGTCCTCAACATGACCCTGCTCTCCTACGCCATGCGCGGCATTCCGGTGGGCACCGCCTACGGCGTCTGGACCGGCCTCGGCGCGGTCGGCATCACCATCGCCGGCGTGATGCTCCACGGCGACCCGATGGGCGCCAAACGCCTCGCCTTCCTCGCCCTGATCATCTGCGGCGTGGTCGGACTGAAGCTGGAAGCCTGA
- the ddpX gene encoding D-alanyl-D-alanine dipeptidase, protein MLIEVTPEAHGVVIDLAYATADNFTGAPVYRRAACYLLPEALAKLERARDLAAAQGLRLKILDAFRPAEAQWVLWTHTPNPEFVADPRHGSLHGRGAAVDLTLTDADGAELDMGTAFDAFTARAHHGRTDVSPAAQRNRALLLGLMTAAGWEFYANEWWHYQLFRARERFPLLSDSVLPIPMMR, encoded by the coding sequence ATGCTGATCGAAGTCACGCCCGAAGCTCACGGCGTCGTTATCGACCTCGCCTACGCGACCGCCGACAACTTCACCGGCGCGCCGGTCTATCGCCGCGCGGCATGTTATCTGCTGCCCGAAGCCCTTGCCAAGCTCGAACGCGCCCGCGACCTCGCCGCGGCGCAGGGCCTGCGCCTCAAGATCCTCGACGCGTTCCGCCCCGCCGAGGCGCAGTGGGTGCTGTGGACCCACACCCCGAACCCGGAATTCGTCGCCGACCCGCGGCACGGCAGCCTGCACGGCCGCGGCGCCGCCGTCGACCTCACCCTGACCGACGCCGACGGCGCGGAGCTCGACATGGGCACCGCGTTCGACGCCTTCACCGCCCGCGCCCACCACGGCCGCACCGACGTCTCCCCCGCCGCGCAGCGCAACCGCGCCCTGCTGCTCGGGCTGATGACCGCGGCGGGGTGGGAGTTCTATGCCAACGAATGGTGGCACTACCAGTTGTTCCGCGCGCGCGAGCGGTTTCCGCTCCTCTCCGACAGCGTGCTCCCGATCCCGATGATGCGATGA
- the rimI gene encoding putative Ribosomal-protein-alanine acetyltransferase (Evidence 3 : Function proposed based on presence of conserved amino acid motif, structural feature or limited homology): MRLSEAGAAFAEVYAALHRRCFAEAWSAQAFAGLFAGPGVFGAIAEADGAPCGFVLCRTVADEAEILSVGTLPEARGRGVGAALLRHAETGAARRGAARMFLEVAVANAAALALYARAGFVAVGTRRDYYCACIDGRTVRIDARILSKPLTSAGGTAENPK; the protein is encoded by the coding sequence GTGCGCCTGAGCGAGGCGGGGGCGGCGTTTGCCGAAGTCTACGCGGCGCTGCACCGACGCTGCTTCGCCGAGGCCTGGTCGGCGCAGGCGTTCGCCGGGCTGTTCGCCGGGCCGGGGGTGTTCGGCGCGATCGCCGAGGCCGACGGCGCGCCGTGCGGCTTCGTGCTCTGCCGGACGGTCGCCGACGAGGCGGAAATCCTGTCCGTCGGCACGCTTCCCGAGGCGCGCGGCCGCGGCGTCGGCGCTGCGCTCCTGCGCCATGCGGAGACCGGGGCGGCGCGCCGGGGCGCGGCGCGGATGTTCCTGGAGGTGGCGGTCGCCAACGCCGCGGCGCTGGCGCTCTATGCCCGGGCCGGGTTCGTGGCGGTGGGCACCCGCCGCGACTACTATTGCGCGTGCATCGACGGCCGCACGGTTCGCATCGACGCCAGAATTCTCAGCAAGCCGCTGACTTCGGCAGGCGGAACCGCCGAAAATCCGAAGTAA
- a CDS encoding conserved hypothetical protein (Evidence 4 : Homologs of previously reported genes of unknown function), with product MSEQVELGVGAVVALDTAGRACQAGVFVNGAAKAVRRVEMLHGQAEALLPLVQAVMAEAGVEYATVRAVVATAGPGSFTGLRVGLAAAQGLGLAIGCPVLAVSSFAAWAMEAGGAVRVALDTRRGDAFVQDFDADGRAAGAPFLGAAALAQAPGVVGDLAGGVAPALEGVFAAALRPEHRLPPVPIYLREADAVPQGGPRCA from the coding sequence ATGTCGGAACAAGTCGAACTTGGCGTCGGCGCGGTGGTGGCGCTCGATACCGCCGGGCGCGCCTGCCAGGCGGGGGTGTTCGTGAACGGCGCGGCGAAGGCGGTGCGCCGCGTCGAGATGCTGCACGGTCAGGCCGAGGCGCTGCTGCCGCTGGTGCAGGCGGTGATGGCCGAGGCGGGGGTGGAGTACGCCACGGTGCGCGCGGTGGTCGCCACCGCCGGACCGGGGTCGTTCACCGGGCTGCGGGTCGGGCTGGCGGCGGCGCAGGGGCTCGGCCTCGCGATCGGCTGTCCGGTGCTGGCGGTGAGTTCGTTCGCGGCCTGGGCGATGGAGGCGGGCGGCGCGGTGCGGGTGGCGCTCGACACCCGCCGCGGCGACGCCTTCGTGCAGGATTTCGACGCCGACGGCCGGGCCGCGGGCGCGCCGTTCCTGGGCGCGGCGGCGCTGGCGCAGGCGCCGGGCGTGGTCGGCGATCTCGCGGGCGGGGTCGCTCCCGCGCTCGAAGGGGTGTTCGCGGCGGCGCTGCGGCCGGAGCATCGGCTGCCGCCGGTGCCGATCTATCTGCGCGAGGCGGACGCGGTGCCGCAGGGCGGTCCGCGGTGCGCCTGA
- a CDS encoding conserved hypothetical protein (Evidence 4 : Homologs of previously reported genes of unknown function) codes for MDPIEATVGGSMEVRLAAGPNEVDAAQGLRFRVFYTEGGAQASAETAALERDSDAFDAVCDHLLVIDHARGDDPKDNIVGTYRLMRREHAEKAGRFYTAAEYDISRILALDGPILELGRSCTDPAYRTRSTMQLLWQGIAAYVFAHDIGMMFGCASMSGTDPEALALELAYLHHYHRAPDDFRPRALPHLYTEMNRMEKDAVSPKTALNALPPLIKGYLRLGGFVGDGAVVDRQFNTTDVCVMVKTDLVTDKYFRHYDRTARG; via the coding sequence ATGGATCCCATCGAAGCAACCGTCGGCGGCAGCATGGAAGTTCGCCTGGCCGCCGGTCCGAACGAGGTCGACGCCGCCCAGGGGTTGCGCTTCCGCGTCTTCTACACCGAGGGCGGGGCGCAGGCCTCGGCGGAGACCGCGGCGCTCGAGCGCGACAGCGACGCCTTCGACGCGGTGTGCGACCACCTGCTGGTGATCGACCATGCCCGCGGCGACGACCCCAAGGACAACATCGTCGGCACCTATCGCCTGATGCGCCGCGAGCATGCGGAGAAGGCGGGCCGGTTCTACACCGCCGCCGAATACGACATCTCGCGGATTCTCGCGCTCGACGGGCCGATCCTCGAACTCGGTCGGTCGTGCACCGACCCGGCCTACCGCACCCGTTCGACGATGCAGCTGCTGTGGCAGGGGATCGCCGCCTACGTCTTCGCCCACGACATCGGCATGATGTTCGGCTGCGCGTCGATGAGCGGCACCGATCCGGAGGCGCTCGCCCTCGAACTCGCCTATCTCCACCACTACCACCGCGCGCCGGACGACTTCCGCCCGCGCGCGCTGCCGCATCTCTACACCGAGATGAACCGCATGGAGAAGGACGCGGTGTCGCCCAAGACCGCCCTCAACGCCCTGCCGCCGCTGATCAAGGGGTATCTCCGCCTCGGCGGCTTCGTCGGCGACGGCGCGGTGGTCGATCGCCAGTTCAACACCACCGACGTCTGCGTCATGGTCAAGACCGATCTCGTGACGGACAAGTACTTCCGTCACTACGACCGCACCGCGCGCGGCTGA
- the fur gene encoding Ferric uptake regulation protein: MTSRIEKRCLELGLKMTGQRRVIAQVLSDSEDHPDVEDVYRRATEIDPRISIATVYRTVRLFEEEKILERLDFGDGRARYEEMSDDHHDHLIDIGSGQVIEFHCKEIEDLQRKIARDHGFRLVGHRLELYCKPFDKSGSDEPQD; the protein is encoded by the coding sequence ATGACCTCCCGGATTGAGAAACGCTGCCTCGAGCTCGGCCTGAAGATGACCGGCCAGCGTCGGGTGATCGCCCAGGTGCTCTCGGACTCCGAGGATCACCCGGACGTCGAGGACGTCTATCGCCGCGCCACCGAAATCGACCCGCGCATCAGCATCGCCACCGTTTATCGCACCGTGCGCCTGTTCGAGGAGGAAAAGATCCTCGAACGGCTCGACTTCGGCGACGGCCGGGCGCGCTACGAGGAAATGTCCGACGATCATCACGACCATCTGATCGACATCGGCAGCGGCCAGGTGATCGAGTTCCACTGCAAGGAAATCGAAGACCTGCAGCGCAAGATCGCGCGGGATCACGGGTTCCGTCTGGTCGGGCACCGCCTCGAACTCTACTGCAAGCCGTTCGACAAATCCGGCTCGGACGAACCGCAGGATTGA
- a CDS encoding Transcriptional regulatory protein ros, producing the protein MSGPESKDSLLHLTTQIIAAHVSKNDVSPADLSGLIRNVYSTLSTLGETPAAADRPQPAVAVKKSVTPEYIICLEDGKKLKMLKRHLKTAYDMTPEDYREKWGLAADYPMVAPNYARHRSSLAKKIGLGTRARRGRGE; encoded by the coding sequence ATGTCTGGCCCAGAAAGCAAGGATAGCCTGCTTCATCTTACGACGCAAATCATCGCCGCGCACGTGAGCAAGAACGACGTCTCTCCGGCCGATCTTTCCGGCTTGATTCGCAACGTGTATTCGACCCTGTCGACGCTCGGCGAAACGCCCGCCGCGGCGGATCGCCCGCAGCCCGCGGTCGCGGTGAAGAAGTCGGTCACCCCCGAGTACATCATCTGTCTCGAGGACGGCAAGAAGCTGAAGATGCTGAAGCGCCACCTCAAGACCGCCTACGACATGACGCCGGAGGACTATCGCGAGAAGTGGGGCCTGGCCGCCGACTATCCGATGGTCGCGCCCAACTACGCACGGCATCGCTCGTCGTTGGCGAAGAAGATCGGCCTCGGCACCCGGGCGCGGCGCGGCCGCGGCGAATAG
- a CDS encoding Predicted xylanase/chitin deacetylase yields MRPPMLRPLLAAVAAFLAAAPALAETPAEASSAVVLMYHRFGESGIPSTNIRAEQFARHLEKLEKGGYRVAPLEEIAAAIKAGRPIPPKTVAITVDDAYASALTVAWPMLKARGWPMTIFVATAPVDHGTHGYLTWDQLRGMAKEGVTIGAHSETHPHMAKLPADEAAAEIARSNARFQAELGFVPKLFAYPYGEASTDTIAAARKAYDAAFGQHSGVADASDDPYFLPRFALNERYGDDDRFRVIVGALPLPVADVTPASPTLADNPPNFGFTVTDPGLPLRNLRCYATPETKTTTEILGNRVEVRMDKPFPGTRGRLNCTLPGRDGQRWHWYGRLFYIPEGVRLPGVKDD; encoded by the coding sequence ATGAGGCCCCCGATGCTTCGCCCCCTTCTCGCGGCGGTCGCCGCGTTCCTCGCCGCCGCTCCCGCCCTCGCCGAAACCCCGGCCGAGGCGTCGTCCGCGGTGGTGCTGATGTACCACCGCTTCGGCGAAAGCGGCATCCCTTCCACCAACATCCGCGCCGAGCAGTTCGCCCGGCATCTCGAAAAGCTCGAAAAGGGCGGCTATCGCGTCGCCCCGCTGGAGGAGATCGCCGCCGCGATCAAGGCGGGCCGGCCGATCCCGCCCAAGACCGTGGCGATCACCGTCGACGACGCCTATGCCTCGGCGCTCACCGTGGCATGGCCGATGCTCAAGGCGCGCGGCTGGCCGATGACGATCTTCGTCGCCACCGCCCCGGTCGACCACGGCACCCACGGCTACCTCACCTGGGATCAGCTCCGCGGGATGGCGAAGGAAGGCGTCACCATCGGCGCGCATTCGGAAACCCATCCGCACATGGCCAAGCTTCCGGCCGACGAGGCCGCCGCCGAGATCGCCCGCTCCAACGCCCGCTTCCAGGCCGAGCTCGGCTTCGTGCCGAAACTCTTCGCCTATCCCTACGGCGAGGCCTCGACCGACACCATCGCCGCCGCACGCAAGGCCTACGACGCCGCGTTCGGCCAGCATTCGGGCGTCGCCGACGCCTCCGACGATCCCTATTTCCTGCCGCGCTTCGCCCTCAACGAACGCTACGGCGACGACGACCGCTTCCGCGTCATCGTCGGCGCGCTGCCGCTTCCGGTCGCCGACGTCACCCCCGCCTCGCCGACCCTCGCCGACAACCCGCCGAACTTCGGCTTCACCGTCACCGATCCCGGCCTGCCGCTGCGCAACCTCCGCTGCTACGCCACGCCGGAAACCAAAACCACCACCGAAATTCTCGGCAACCGCGTCGAGGTGCGGATGGACAAACCCTTCCCCGGCACCCGCGGCCGCCTCAACTGCACCCTGCCGGGGCGCGACGGCCAGCGCTGGCACTGGTACGGCCGCCTGTTCTACATCCCCGAGGGGGTGCGCCTGCCGGGCGTCAAGGACGACTGA
- a CDS encoding 1-acyl-sn-glycerol-3-phosphate acyltransferase, producing MQRAAEPTPGQFGNHGRIESAIAGLRIAAIVAWLLLLLPVYLVAMTSDAAQTALNRLFWSGVLRLANVRVKVHGRVSPLRPLLFVSNHVSYLDIPVLGSLLPGVFVAKAEIAGWPGFGLIARLGRAVFVERKRTEAARQKEALGRRLARGVPLILFPEGTSDDGNRVYPFKSTLFSIAEEEVEGQPVMVQPVAIAYTRCFGMPIGYVWRHFFAWYGDMDLAPHLWDLLRMGRLTVEVSFLEPRMLSALGTRKAAAEYCHRSVRAAVGRALSGRTPS from the coding sequence ATGCAGCGCGCCGCCGAACCGACGCCGGGACAGTTCGGAAACCACGGTCGCATCGAGTCCGCGATCGCCGGGCTCCGGATCGCGGCGATCGTCGCGTGGCTGCTGCTGCTGCTGCCGGTGTACCTCGTGGCGATGACGTCGGACGCCGCGCAGACGGCCCTCAACAGGCTGTTCTGGAGCGGCGTGCTGCGTCTCGCCAACGTGCGGGTCAAGGTTCACGGGCGGGTGTCGCCGCTGCGGCCGCTGCTGTTCGTCTCCAACCACGTGTCCTATCTCGACATCCCGGTGCTCGGCAGCCTGTTGCCCGGAGTGTTCGTGGCGAAGGCGGAGATCGCCGGCTGGCCCGGCTTCGGCCTGATCGCCAGGCTCGGCCGCGCGGTGTTCGTCGAACGCAAGCGCACCGAGGCGGCGCGGCAGAAGGAGGCGCTCGGCCGCCGCCTCGCCCGCGGCGTGCCGCTGATCCTGTTCCCCGAGGGCACCAGCGACGATGGCAACCGCGTCTATCCGTTCAAGAGCACGCTGTTCTCGATCGCCGAGGAGGAGGTCGAGGGGCAGCCGGTGATGGTGCAGCCGGTGGCGATCGCCTATACCCGCTGCTTCGGCATGCCGATCGGCTACGTCTGGCGGCATTTCTTCGCGTGGTACGGCGACATGGACCTTGCGCCGCACCTTTGGGATCTGCTGCGCATGGGCCGCCTCACCGTCGAGGTGAGCTTCCTCGAACCGCGCATGCTCTCGGCGCTCGGCACCCGGAAGGCCGCCGCCGAATACTGCCACCGCAGCGTGCGCGCCGCGGTGGGCCGGGCCCTGAGCGGCCGGACGCCGTCTTGA
- a CDS encoding hypothetical protein (Evidence 5 : No homology to any previously reported sequences), with translation MPCVVGRDHRIVGGQAPLLAIVLRRHVVGGLEVALQHLQLLAVLETDDVLGGDRLLHRDRGLRAIRRGGRFAERRQGRIHVANQAGKIGRRDVVLAHVRGDDLRRKMKQAILAFWARHIPNPSKHLIVYVIKCIGIGINRKIVDNKMPEPALPSPPDPFIPDTNSRRTDRK, from the coding sequence ATGCCGTGCGTAGTTGGGCGCGACCATCGGATAGTCGGCGGCCAGGCCCCACTTCTCGCGATAGTCCTCCGGCGTCATGTCGTAGGCGGTCTTGAGGTGGCGCTTCAGCATCTTCAGCTTCTTGCCGTCCTCGAGACAGATGATGTACTCGGGGGTGACCGACTTCTTCACCGCGACCGCGGGCTGCGGGCGATCCGCCGCGGCGGGCGTTTCGCCGAGCGTCGACAGGGTCGAATACACGTTGCGAATCAAGCCGGAAAGATCGGCCGGAGAGACGTCGTTCTTGCTCACGTGCGCGGCGATGATTTGCGTCGTAAGATGAAGCAGGCTATCCTTGCTTTCTGGGCCAGACATATACCGAATCCCTCCAAACATCTGATCGTCTATGTTATAAAATGCATCGGGATCGGTATCAACCGCAAAATCGTCGATAATAAAATGCCCGAACCCGCACTGCCCTCCCCTCCCGATCCATTTATCCCCGATACAAATTCGCGCCGGACAGACAGGAAGTGA